A genomic stretch from Mya arenaria isolate MELC-2E11 chromosome 10, ASM2691426v1 includes:
- the LOC128204662 gene encoding snaclec subunit B-like, with amino-acid sequence MLAAKQTGGIMLAAKQIGGVMLAAKQTGGVISSHHVDLIEIGVALLDKLVTRIQAHAKRRICDTGWTMFHSSCYKLFRQRVSWDEAKTRCELANAVLASITSQEETDFIYAKLLLETGKVNVWIGASDIENEGTWKWISGEDWAYERFVTGEARGSDTENCLCVGDDNWWYALPCNDNKNDYLCEKQI; translated from the exons ATGTTAGCAGCCAAACAGACTGGCGGCATAATGTTAGCAGCCAAACAGATCGGCGGCGTGATGTTGGCAGCCaaacagactggcggcgtgaT atCATCACACCATGTGGACCTGATAGAAATTGGCGTTGCTCTTCTGGACAAACTTGTGACAAGAATTCAGGCACATGCGAAACGAAGG ATATGCGATACGGGTTGGACAATGTTTCATTCTTCTTGCTATAAGCTGTTCCGTCAAAGAGTCTCCTGGGACGAAGCAAAAACCAGATGTGAGCTGGCAAATGCCGTCCTGGCTTCAATCACAAGTCAAGAGGAGACCGACttcatttatgcaaaattattGCTTGAAACAGGCAAAGTGAATGTCTGGATTGGAGCAAGCGATATAGAAAATGAAGGGACATGGAAATGGATATCGGGAGAAGACTGGGCGTATGAGCGTTTTGTAACAGGAGAGGCAAGAGGCAGTGATACAGAAAATTGCCTTTGTGTTGGAGATGACAATTGGTGGTATGCTTTGCCTTGCAAcgataataaaaatgattatctATGTGAGAAACAGATATGA